The proteins below are encoded in one region of Chrysemys picta bellii isolate R12L10 chromosome 4, ASM1138683v2, whole genome shotgun sequence:
- the PM20D1 gene encoding N-fatty-acyl-amino acid synthase/hydrolase PM20D1 isoform X1, with protein MAKRWCRLRGEAWAACLGLCGAALALLAVLLVRAYVLRPPPGPRLWGRRAALGFELSARDRQELKEALRGAIKIQTVSFSPEDQNTTALAEFGNYIKKVFPAVFSTKFIQHEIIGGYSHLFTVQGSDPQLMPYMLLAHMDVVPASQEGWHVPPFSAKELDGFIYGRGTVDNKNSAIGILQALEFLLRRDYRPCRSFYIGIGHDEEVSGHKGAMKIAALLKTRGVKLSFLLDEGSVILDGFLVGIKNPVAVIAITEKGSITANFSVEKEQGHSSVPPKETSIGILAAALSRLEQNPMPNLFGHGPEIMILEHLASEFCFPLNLVMTNLWLFSPIVSRIFEQKPSTNALIRTTTAITMFNAGIKSNVIPPSAKATVNFRIHPSQKVEEVLEIVKNTIADDRVKIHLQEAFDPLPVSPWDNHVFGVQIIQRTLLDVFPDVSNVAPGICIGNTDSRHFTNLTDAIYRFNPLVFKPDDLPRVHGLNERISIEGYEKQVEFLYQLIQNSDINKLPEPHANSHEL; from the exons ATGGCGAAGCGGTGGTGTCGGCTGCGTGGGGAGGCCTGGGCCGCCTGCCTGGGGCTCTGCGGGGCGGCGCTGGCCCTGCTGGCCGTGCTGCTGGTGCGGGCCTACGTCCTCCGCCCCCCGCCCGGCCCGCGGCTCTGGGGGCGGCGAGCCGCGCTGGGCTTCGAGCTCAGCGCCCGCGACAGACAGGAGCTGAAGGAGGCGCTGAGAG GTGCCATCAAAATCCAAACAGTTTCCTTCTCTCCAGAGGACCAAAATACAACAGCCTTGGCAGAATTTGGGAATTATATTAAAAAAG tttttcctGCTGTATTTTCTACCAAGTTCATTCAACATGAGATCATCGGGGGATACAGCCATCTCTTCACTGTCCAGGGTTCTGACCCCCAGCTCATGCCCTACATGCTGCTTGCTCACATGGATGTAGTCCCAGCTTCCCAAGAGGGGTGGCATGTCCCTCCTTTCTCGGCTAAGGAACTTGATGGTTTCATCTATGGACGAGGAACAGTGGACAACAAAAATTCTGCTATA GGTATTCTGCAAGCTCTAGAATTCCTGCTGAGAAGAGACTACAGACCTTGCAGATCTTTCTATATTGGCATTGGACATGATGAAGAG GTATCTGGTCATAAGGGAGCAATGAAGATTGCAGCTCTGCTGAAAACTAGAGGAGTGAAGCTTTCGTTCCTGCTAGATGAGGGAAGCGTTATCTTAGATGGGTTCTTGGTGGGAATAAAGAATCCAGTAGCAGT AATAGCTATCacagagaagggttcaattacaGCGAACTTCAGTGTGGAAAAAGAGCAAGGTCATTCCTCTGTGCCTCCTAAGGAGACGAGTATCGGTATTCTTGCAGCGGCATTGTCCAG GTTGGAGCAGAATCCCATGCCCAATCTGTTTGGCCATGGACCAGAAATCATGATTCTTGAGCACTTGGCTTCAGAG TTCTGTTTTCCTCTCAATCTCGTCATGACCAACCTGTGGCTGTTCTCGCCCATCGTCAGCAG AATTTTCGAGCAGAAGCCCTCCACTAATGCCTTGATTCGGACCACCACAGCAATCACCATGTTTAATGCAGGAATCAAG TCCAATGTCATCCCACCTTCCGCAAAAGCAACTGTGAATTTTCGGATCCACCCATCACAAAAGGTTGAAGAG GTGCTAGAGATAGTCAAAAACACTATTGCTGATGACAGAGTAAAGATACATCTACAGGAAGCCTTTGACCCACTCCCTGTCAGCCCCTGGGATAATCATGTCTTTGGAGTCCAGATTATCCAAAGAACCCTACTGGATGTTTTCCCCGATGTCAGCAATGTAGCTCCAG GTATTTGTATTGGAAACACAGACAGCCGGCACTTCACTAATCTCACAGATGCCATTTATCGATTTAACCCACTAGTATTTAAACCGGACGATTTACCCAG AGTCCATGGCTTGAATGAGAGGATCTCAATTGAGGGCTATGAGAAACAAGTGGAGTTTCTCTACCAGCTGATTCAGAACTCTGATATCAACAAGCTCCCAGAGCCTCATGCAAACTCCCATGAGCTGTGA
- the PM20D1 gene encoding N-fatty-acyl-amino acid synthase/hydrolase PM20D1 isoform X2, with the protein MSHHGAAASEVPSKSKQFPSLQRTKIQQPWQNLGIILKKFIQHEIIGGYSHLFTVQGSDPQLMPYMLLAHMDVVPASQEGWHVPPFSAKELDGFIYGRGTVDNKNSAIGILQALEFLLRRDYRPCRSFYIGIGHDEEVSGHKGAMKIAALLKTRGVKLSFLLDEGSVILDGFLVGIKNPVAVIAITEKGSITANFSVEKEQGHSSVPPKETSIGILAAALSRLEQNPMPNLFGHGPEIMILEHLASEFCFPLNLVMTNLWLFSPIVSRIFEQKPSTNALIRTTTAITMFNAGIKSNVIPPSAKATVNFRIHPSQKVEEVLEIVKNTIADDRVKIHLQEAFDPLPVSPWDNHVFGVQIIQRTLLDVFPDVSNVAPGICIGNTDSRHFTNLTDAIYRFNPLVFKPDDLPRVHGLNERISIEGYEKQVEFLYQLIQNSDINKLPEPHANSHEL; encoded by the exons ATGAGCCATCATGGAGCAGCAGCGTCTGAG GTGCCATCAAAATCCAAACAGTTTCCTTCTCTCCAGAGGACCAAAATACAACAGCCTTGGCAGAATTTGGGAATTATATTAAAAAAG TTCATTCAACATGAGATCATCGGGGGATACAGCCATCTCTTCACTGTCCAGGGTTCTGACCCCCAGCTCATGCCCTACATGCTGCTTGCTCACATGGATGTAGTCCCAGCTTCCCAAGAGGGGTGGCATGTCCCTCCTTTCTCGGCTAAGGAACTTGATGGTTTCATCTATGGACGAGGAACAGTGGACAACAAAAATTCTGCTATA GGTATTCTGCAAGCTCTAGAATTCCTGCTGAGAAGAGACTACAGACCTTGCAGATCTTTCTATATTGGCATTGGACATGATGAAGAG GTATCTGGTCATAAGGGAGCAATGAAGATTGCAGCTCTGCTGAAAACTAGAGGAGTGAAGCTTTCGTTCCTGCTAGATGAGGGAAGCGTTATCTTAGATGGGTTCTTGGTGGGAATAAAGAATCCAGTAGCAGT AATAGCTATCacagagaagggttcaattacaGCGAACTTCAGTGTGGAAAAAGAGCAAGGTCATTCCTCTGTGCCTCCTAAGGAGACGAGTATCGGTATTCTTGCAGCGGCATTGTCCAG GTTGGAGCAGAATCCCATGCCCAATCTGTTTGGCCATGGACCAGAAATCATGATTCTTGAGCACTTGGCTTCAGAG TTCTGTTTTCCTCTCAATCTCGTCATGACCAACCTGTGGCTGTTCTCGCCCATCGTCAGCAG AATTTTCGAGCAGAAGCCCTCCACTAATGCCTTGATTCGGACCACCACAGCAATCACCATGTTTAATGCAGGAATCAAG TCCAATGTCATCCCACCTTCCGCAAAAGCAACTGTGAATTTTCGGATCCACCCATCACAAAAGGTTGAAGAG GTGCTAGAGATAGTCAAAAACACTATTGCTGATGACAGAGTAAAGATACATCTACAGGAAGCCTTTGACCCACTCCCTGTCAGCCCCTGGGATAATCATGTCTTTGGAGTCCAGATTATCCAAAGAACCCTACTGGATGTTTTCCCCGATGTCAGCAATGTAGCTCCAG GTATTTGTATTGGAAACACAGACAGCCGGCACTTCACTAATCTCACAGATGCCATTTATCGATTTAACCCACTAGTATTTAAACCGGACGATTTACCCAG AGTCCATGGCTTGAATGAGAGGATCTCAATTGAGGGCTATGAGAAACAAGTGGAGTTTCTCTACCAGCTGATTCAGAACTCTGATATCAACAAGCTCCCAGAGCCTCATGCAAACTCCCATGAGCTGTGA